The Methanomicrobiales archaeon HGW-Methanomicrobiales-1 genome segment ATCTTCAACGAGGCAATCACCAACGGCATCATCGTACCGGACCGGGGACTCACCCTGCCGGGCAGGGACATGACCGAACGGTTCTACACCGCGATCAGCCCCTACCTTGAAGGCGTGAGCGGCACGGAAGAACTCGTATCCACGCTCATCAACCAGTCCGCAGGCAAAGACGGTATCATGCTCGACAACCTGCTCTCGCAGGTTGTAATCACGGCAGCACCGGGCACAACGCTGGCCGGACTGGGTGCGATCTATGGCGACACGTACCACCTCCAGCGCGAAGTGATCGAGGATGCCCACGCACTCACCGCAGTCATCGATGCCTGCGGAAAAGCCGGGCGCGGCGATCTCGCTGCATCCATCTGCCTCCGGTCGTCTCACGACATTGACCGGGCATGGGAGATTGCACGAAAGCACCGCGTCGGCGTGATCGATGCGATCCGCACAGCCAGCCCTGCAGAAGGTGCACCGGGCGTCTTTGAAGTCAAAGATGTAACGCTCGCAAGCGACGTTGCCGATGTGTTAGCCCGCGACCGGGTGAATGCACAACCGGTGCTGGTCTATGCACGGGACGGGAAAGCCTGCCGGATATCGGCACGCTGCCCTGCCGGAGTCGAACATGAACTCGGCCCCC includes the following:
- a CDS encoding phosphoesterase, which encodes MPLDTAAETVAEQISRQEFIEVFAHHDADGIAAASILCHAMLRSGIRFRLRVRPEISVKDLTGDDSYLLCDLGAGMNDLPNDAIVVDHHLPAFEGEFHANPRLASIDGDRELSAAGTAYIVAQKMGDNRDLAGLVIPGIIGDGQEMVGKNLEIFNEAITNGIIVPDRGLTLPGRDMTERFYTAISPYLEGVSGTEELVSTLINQSAGKDGIMLDNLLSQVVITAAPGTTLAGLGAIYGDTYHLQREVIEDAHALTAVIDACGKAGRGDLAASICLRSSHDIDRAWEIARKHRVGVIDAIRTASPAEGAPGVFEVKDVTLASDVADVLARDRVNAQPVLVYARDGKACRISARCPAGVEHELGPLLKALAQANSGNGGGHNRRAGATIPCDQIGAFTKAWHEAVAS